A single genomic interval of Asterias amurensis chromosome 1, ASM3211899v1 harbors:
- the LOC139945327 gene encoding low-density lipoprotein receptor-related protein 2-like, translated as MEHSKIWILVCLFATHVRWVDADAYVLVSDLDNGTIYKGSILQGLADLTPLPLVGLIRPVAVDFDPVEQMVYWTDIGKPSPKISRAHLDGSDQRTLIYDLYLPLGLALDVTSRMVYWTDGNLGHIARIPMDGSGSKEVIVESIIHPWGIITDHDYGHIYWADTGNNGTIERANLDGTDRTAIVQHDMKFPSGLAIDHRESKLYWCDHLLDTIEQSDLNGNFRAVVLNLTRHSGTFQPFDLFLLEDNVNVYLTDWGPNTLIRVSKTGVGEQNYGPKIFQQAGGIHIYEDFCDSSPCMNGGTCGLSTAGFTCQCASGFGGEVCQSAFCDSSPCMNGGRCTNSGCLCTTGYRGNLCQIDFCESYPCMNGGTCYSLTDDFTCHCAPGYEGDLCEFGGNNLPYGLIIGSVMGVVTLIVVVLLIIIIIKRKRTRRPEERVIQLPDIQTIYNAGQTNPQYQQSEPPPRYSTDAGQFLNHVYADMRDLTSGQQHVYASQIREEKM; from the exons ATGGAACATTCAAAGATTTGGATCCTGGTGTGCCTTTTTGCCACGCATGTCAGATGGGTTGATGCAG ATGCCTACGTGCTGGTTTCGGACCTCGACAATGGGACGATTTACAAGGGTAGCATCTTGCAAGGTCTGGCTGATCTAACTCCGCTACCGCTCGTCGGACTCATCCGCCCAGTGGCCGTGGATTTTGACCCGGTTGAGCAGATGGTTTACTGGACTGATATTGGGAAACCATCTCCGAAAATCTCCAGAGCTCATCTTGACGGAAGCGATCAAAGGACGCTGATCTATGATCTCTATT TGCCATTGGGATTGGCATTAGATGTTACATCAAGGATGGTGTATTGGACAGACGGAAACCTGGGTCACATTGCACGGATCCCAATGGATGGCTCAGGGAGCAAAGAAGTTATTGTTGAGAGTATCATCCACCCATGGGGCATTATAACTGATCATGATTATGG ACACATCTACTGGGCAGATACTGGAAACAATGGAACCATAGAGAGGGCCAATCTTGATGGAACTGACAGAACCGCCATTGTCCAGCATGATATGAAGTTTCCAAGTGGTCTGGCTATAGATCATCGAG AAAGCAAACTGTACTGGTGTGACCACCTGTTGGATACAATTGAGCAAAGCGACCTCAACGGCAACTTCCGGGCAGTTGTGCTAAACCTAACTCGCCATAGTGGCACATTCCAACCATTTGACTTATTCCTGTTAGAGGATAACGTGAATGTGTATTTGACTGATTGGGGTCCAAATACCCTTATTCGCGTATCAAAGACGGGTGTAGGAGAGCAAAACTACGGCCCAAAAATATTCCAACAAGCCGGGGGAATTCACATTTACGAAG ACTTTTGTGACAGCAGTCCCTGTATGAACGGAGGAACATGTGGCTTGTCGACGGCTGGATTTACCTGTCAATGTGCTTCGGGCTTCGGAGGTGAAGTTTGTCAATCCG CGTTTTGTGACAGCTCTCCCTGTATGAATGGTGGTAGATGCACTAACTCGGGTTGCCTATGTACTACTGGTTACAGAGGAAACCTCTGCCAGATTG ATTTCTGTGAGAGCTATCCATGTATGAATGGCGGTACCTGTTACTCTCTGACGGACGACTTCACTTGCCATTGTGCTCCGGGTTACGAAGGGGACCTTTGCGAGTTTG GGGGTAACAACTTACCATACGGCCTCATCATAGGCTCAGTAATGGGCGTTGTAACGCTGATTGTTGTCGTGCTActgatcatcatcatcattaagaG GAAGAGAACCAGACGACCCGAAGAGAGGGTGATTCAACTGCCAGACATTCAGACAATCTATAACGCAGGACAAACTAACCCCCAATACCAGCAGTCAGAGCCCCCACCACGGTACAGCACAGACGCTGGTCAGTTTTTAAATCACGTCTATGCTGACATGAGAGATTTGACCTCGGGTCAACAGCATGTGTATGCAAGCCAGATTAGAGAGGAGAAAATGTAA